One Mauremys mutica isolate MM-2020 ecotype Southern chromosome 9, ASM2049712v1, whole genome shotgun sequence DNA segment encodes these proteins:
- the LOC123377272 gene encoding interleukin-1 receptor accessory protein isoform X1, with protein sequence MKLCCLLLVTLWLWMATLSSSSERCDDWGVDTMKQIQVYDGEPARIKCPLFEAFLKYNYSTAHSAGLTLMWYWTGQDRDLEQPINFRRPDNRINKEKDTLWFRPALLNDTGNYTCMLRNTTYCSKVAFPLEVVQKDQTSCVSQSIKPTEELFYLEHTNGKIICPDIDGFYPPSVRPTVNWYRNCVLVKGFHDRYPEGPTLIIGIVRSVYEGNYTCIVSYKENGRSYNLTRSIRMKVVGSPDKAVPPQILSPNEKIIYELEAGAELVLPCEVYFSFLKDSRTEVWWTVDGKNTDDITDLKMKVSESVFTADLGDKHITRTLTISKVTPKDLKRNYTCHARNTKGEDHQAATVRMKVLAPRYTVELACGLGATVLLVVILIVVYHVYWLEMVLFYRAHFGTDEAILDGKEYDIYVSYARNAEEEEFVLLTLRGVLENEFGYKLCIFDRDSLPGGNTTEAVFNFIQRSRRMIVVLSPDYLTEKSISLLELNLGIVCQNAISTKLIVVEYRPLQVTHPGILQLKESVSFVTWDGDQSKPSGSKFWKALRLALPLRSLSSGSGWNESCSSQSDISLDPVQRRTSRLKGQRELQSSRTGAAAQSRAAPEPRPKTKHRAKRFMPCQCCVTYCDHGDKLRQKSRAVPKSRWETHLCKPVSGGNRPEPLAAQLCQYTNMSNNNDVCVL encoded by the exons AGCGCTGTGATGACTGGGGAGTGGACACCATGAAACAAATCCAGGTCTACGACGGGGAGCCAGCTAGGATCAAATGCCCGCTCTTCGAGGCCTTTCTAAAATACAACTACAGTACAGCCCATTCGGCCGGCTTAACCCTCATGTGGTACTGGACTGGgcaggaccgggacctggagcagCCAATCAACTTCCGTCGCCCGGACAATCGGATCAATAAGGAAAAAGACACCCTTTGGTTCCGGCCTGCCCTTCTCAATGACACTGGGAATTATACCTGCATGCTCAG AAACACAACCTATTGCAGCAAGGTCGCGTTTCCCCTGGAGGTTGTTCAGAAAGACCAAACTTCTTGCGTCAGCCAATCAATAAAACCCACGGAAGAGCTGTTCTATTTGGAGCATACTAACGGGAAGATCATTTGTCCAGATATTGATGGCTTTTATCCTCCCAGCGTAAGACCAACTGTCAACTGGTACAGG AACTGCGTGTTGGTGAAAGGCTTCCACGACCGATATCCCGAGGGCCCAACGCTCATCATTGGCATTGTTCGCAGTGTGTATGAAGGCAACTACACCTGCATTGTGAGCTACAAGGAGAACGGAAGGAGCTACAACCTCACTCGAAGCATAAGGATGAAGGTAGTAG GGTCTCCAGACAAGGCAGTGCCACCACAGATTCTCTCTCCAAATGAGAAAATAATCTACGAACTCGAAGCAG GTGCTGAGCTTGTTCTGCCCTGCGAAGTTTACTTCTCCTTTCTGAAGGATTCCCGAACAGAGGTTTGGTGGACAGTTGATGGAAAAAATACAGACGATATCACAGACCTGAAAATGAAAGTCTCCGAAAG CGTATTTACTGCCGACCTTGGAGATAAGCACATCACAAGGACTCTGACCATTTCCAAGGTCACACCCAAGGACTTGAAGCGTAACTACACTTGTCATGCCAGAAACACCAAAGGGGAGGATCACCAGGCAGCCACGGTGAGAATGAAAG TTCTAGCTCCAAGGTACACCGTGGAACTGGCCTGCGGACTAGGTGCCACCGTCTTGCTGGTGGTGATCCTAATTGTCGTCTACCACGTTTATTGGCTCGAAATGGTTCTCTTCTACCGGGCTCACTTTGGAACGGATGAAGCCATTCTAG ACGGGAAGGAGTATGACATTTACGTGTCCTATGCCCGGAATGCCGAGGAGGAGGAGTTTGTGCTGCTGACCCTGCGCGGAGTCCTGGAGAACGAGTTTGGATACAAGCTGTGTATCTTCGACAGAGACAGCCTCCCCGGGGGAA ATACCACTGAGGCAGTTTTCAACTTCATTCAGCGAAGCCGGAGGATGATCGTGGTGCTGAGCCCCGATTACCTGACGGAGAAGAGCATCAGCTTGTTGGAGTTGAACCTGGGCATCGTGTGCCAGAACGCCATCTCCACCAAGCTCATTGTGGTGGAGTACAGGCCGCTGCAGGTCACCCATCCTGGCATTCTCCAGCTGAAGGAGTCTGTCTCCTTTGTGACCTGGGACGGGGATCAATCCAAGCCATCTGGCTCCAAGTTCTGGAAAGCCTTACGCCTCGCCCTGCCCCTgaggagcctgagctctggctcGGGTTGGAACGAGAGTTGCTCCTCGCAGTCAGACATCAGCCTGGATCCCGTCCAGAGGAGGACGAGCAGGTTGAAAGGCCAGAGGGAACTGCAGAGCTCCAGAACGGGCgctgctgctcagagcagggcgGCCCCAGAACCCAGGCCAAAGACCAAGCACCGAGCCAAGCGGTTCATGCCATGTCAGTGTTGTGTGACGTACTGTGACCATGGCGATAAACTCAGGCAGAAGAGCCGAGCCGTGCCCAAGTCCAGATGGGAGACTCACCTCTGCAAGCCGGTCTCGGGCGGAAACAGACCGGAGCCCCTggctgcacagctctgccagtacACCAATATGTCCAACAACAACGACGTCTGCGTTCTGTAG
- the LOC123377272 gene encoding interleukin-1 receptor accessory protein isoform X2 yields MKLCCLLLVTLWLWMATLSSSSERCDDWGVDTMKQIQVYDGEPARIKCPLFEAFLKYNYSTAHSAGLTLMWYWTGQDRDLEQPINFRRPDNRINKEKDTLWFRPALLNDTGNYTCMLRNTTYCSKVAFPLEVVQKDQTSCVSQSIKPTEELFYLEHTNGKIICPDIDGFYPPSVRPTVNWYRNCVLVKGFHDRYPEGPTLIIGIVRSVYEGNYTCIVSYKENGRSYNLTRSIRMKVVGSPDKAVPPQILSPNEKIIYELEAGAELVLPCEVYFSFLKDSRTEVWWTVDGKNTDDITDLKMKVSESVFTADLGDKHITRTLTISKVTPKDLKRNYTCHARNTKGEDHQAATVRMKVLAPRYTVELACGLGATVLLVVILIVVYHVYWLEMVLFYRAHFGTDEAILDGKEYDIYVSYARNAEEEEFVLLTLRGVLENEFGYKLCIFDRDSLPGGIVTDETLSFIQKSRRLLVVLSPNYVLQGTQALLELKAGLENMASQGSIRVILVQYKAIKKSKVKELKQAKTALTVIKWKGEKSKYPRGRFWKQLQVEMPLKKTTRRATISEQELSDSSLQDV; encoded by the exons AGCGCTGTGATGACTGGGGAGTGGACACCATGAAACAAATCCAGGTCTACGACGGGGAGCCAGCTAGGATCAAATGCCCGCTCTTCGAGGCCTTTCTAAAATACAACTACAGTACAGCCCATTCGGCCGGCTTAACCCTCATGTGGTACTGGACTGGgcaggaccgggacctggagcagCCAATCAACTTCCGTCGCCCGGACAATCGGATCAATAAGGAAAAAGACACCCTTTGGTTCCGGCCTGCCCTTCTCAATGACACTGGGAATTATACCTGCATGCTCAG AAACACAACCTATTGCAGCAAGGTCGCGTTTCCCCTGGAGGTTGTTCAGAAAGACCAAACTTCTTGCGTCAGCCAATCAATAAAACCCACGGAAGAGCTGTTCTATTTGGAGCATACTAACGGGAAGATCATTTGTCCAGATATTGATGGCTTTTATCCTCCCAGCGTAAGACCAACTGTCAACTGGTACAGG AACTGCGTGTTGGTGAAAGGCTTCCACGACCGATATCCCGAGGGCCCAACGCTCATCATTGGCATTGTTCGCAGTGTGTATGAAGGCAACTACACCTGCATTGTGAGCTACAAGGAGAACGGAAGGAGCTACAACCTCACTCGAAGCATAAGGATGAAGGTAGTAG GGTCTCCAGACAAGGCAGTGCCACCACAGATTCTCTCTCCAAATGAGAAAATAATCTACGAACTCGAAGCAG GTGCTGAGCTTGTTCTGCCCTGCGAAGTTTACTTCTCCTTTCTGAAGGATTCCCGAACAGAGGTTTGGTGGACAGTTGATGGAAAAAATACAGACGATATCACAGACCTGAAAATGAAAGTCTCCGAAAG CGTATTTACTGCCGACCTTGGAGATAAGCACATCACAAGGACTCTGACCATTTCCAAGGTCACACCCAAGGACTTGAAGCGTAACTACACTTGTCATGCCAGAAACACCAAAGGGGAGGATCACCAGGCAGCCACGGTGAGAATGAAAG TTCTAGCTCCAAGGTACACCGTGGAACTGGCCTGCGGACTAGGTGCCACCGTCTTGCTGGTGGTGATCCTAATTGTCGTCTACCACGTTTATTGGCTCGAAATGGTTCTCTTCTACCGGGCTCACTTTGGAACGGATGAAGCCATTCTAG ACGGGAAGGAGTATGACATTTACGTGTCCTATGCCCGGAATGCCGAGGAGGAGGAGTTTGTGCTGCTGACCCTGCGCGGAGTCCTGGAGAACGAGTTTGGATACAAGCTGTGTATCTTCGACAGAGACAGCCTCCCCGGGGGAA TTGTCACAGACGAAACTCTGAGCTTCATCCAGAAAAGCCGCCGCCTGCTCGTTGTGTTGAGCCCCAACTACGTCCTTCAGGGCACGCAAGCCCTTCTGGAGCTCAAAGCCGGGCTGGAGAACATGGCCTCCCAGGGCAGCATCAGAGTCATCCTGGTCCAGTACAAAGCCATCAAGAAGAGCAAGGTGAAGGAGCTGAAGCAGGCCAAGACTGCGCTCACTGTCATCAAGTGGAAAGGCGAGAAGTCCAAGTACCCACGGGGCAGGTTCTGGAAGCAGCTGCAGGTGGAGATGCCACTGAAGAAGACGACCAGGCGTGCTACCATCAGTGAGCAGGAGCTTTCCGATTCCTCCCTGCAAGATGTTTGA
- the LOC123377272 gene encoding interleukin-1 receptor accessory protein isoform X3 yields MKLCCLLLVTLWLWMATLSSSSERCDDWGVDTMKQIQVYDGEPARIKCPLFEAFLKYNYSTAHSAGLTLMWYWTGQDRDLEQPINFRRPDNRINKEKDTLWFRPALLNDTGNYTCMLRNTTYCSKVAFPLEVVQKDQTSCVSQSIKPTEELFYLEHTNGKIICPDIDGFYPPSVRPTVNWYRNCVLVKGFHDRYPEGPTLIIGIVRSVYEGNYTCIVSYKENGRSYNLTRSIRMKVVGSPDKAVPPQILSPNEKIIYELEAGAELVLPCEVYFSFLKDSRTEVWWTVDGKNTDDITDLKMKVSESVFTADLGDKHITRTLTISKVTPKDLKRNYTCHARNTKGEDHQAATVRMKAECKNQPGPLQAKVN; encoded by the exons AGCGCTGTGATGACTGGGGAGTGGACACCATGAAACAAATCCAGGTCTACGACGGGGAGCCAGCTAGGATCAAATGCCCGCTCTTCGAGGCCTTTCTAAAATACAACTACAGTACAGCCCATTCGGCCGGCTTAACCCTCATGTGGTACTGGACTGGgcaggaccgggacctggagcagCCAATCAACTTCCGTCGCCCGGACAATCGGATCAATAAGGAAAAAGACACCCTTTGGTTCCGGCCTGCCCTTCTCAATGACACTGGGAATTATACCTGCATGCTCAG AAACACAACCTATTGCAGCAAGGTCGCGTTTCCCCTGGAGGTTGTTCAGAAAGACCAAACTTCTTGCGTCAGCCAATCAATAAAACCCACGGAAGAGCTGTTCTATTTGGAGCATACTAACGGGAAGATCATTTGTCCAGATATTGATGGCTTTTATCCTCCCAGCGTAAGACCAACTGTCAACTGGTACAGG AACTGCGTGTTGGTGAAAGGCTTCCACGACCGATATCCCGAGGGCCCAACGCTCATCATTGGCATTGTTCGCAGTGTGTATGAAGGCAACTACACCTGCATTGTGAGCTACAAGGAGAACGGAAGGAGCTACAACCTCACTCGAAGCATAAGGATGAAGGTAGTAG GGTCTCCAGACAAGGCAGTGCCACCACAGATTCTCTCTCCAAATGAGAAAATAATCTACGAACTCGAAGCAG GTGCTGAGCTTGTTCTGCCCTGCGAAGTTTACTTCTCCTTTCTGAAGGATTCCCGAACAGAGGTTTGGTGGACAGTTGATGGAAAAAATACAGACGATATCACAGACCTGAAAATGAAAGTCTCCGAAAG CGTATTTACTGCCGACCTTGGAGATAAGCACATCACAAGGACTCTGACCATTTCCAAGGTCACACCCAAGGACTTGAAGCGTAACTACACTTGTCATGCCAGAAACACCAAAGGGGAGGATCACCAGGCAGCCACGGTGAGAATGAAAG CAGAGTGCAAGAACCAGCCTGGACCACTGCAGGCTAAAGTCAACTAG
- the LOC123377272 gene encoding interleukin-1 receptor accessory protein isoform X4 — protein MKLCCLLLVTLWLWMATLSSSSERCDDWGVDTMKQIQVYDGEPARIKCPLFEAFLKYNYSTAHSAGLTLMWYWTGQDRDLEQPINFRRPDNRINKEKDTLWFRPALLNDTGNYTCMLRNTTYCSKVAFPLEVVQKDQTSCVSQSIKPTEELFYLEHTNGKIICPDIDGFYPPSVRPTVNWYRNCVLVKGFHDRYPEGPTLIIGIVRSVYEGNYTCIVSYKENGRSYNLTRSIRMKVVGSPDKAVPPQILSPNEKIIYELEAGAELVLPCEVYFSFLKDSRTEVWWTVDGKNTDDITDLKMKVSESVFTADLGDKHITRTLTISKVTPKDLKRNYTCHARNTKGEDHQAATVRMKECKNQPGPLQAKVN, from the exons AGCGCTGTGATGACTGGGGAGTGGACACCATGAAACAAATCCAGGTCTACGACGGGGAGCCAGCTAGGATCAAATGCCCGCTCTTCGAGGCCTTTCTAAAATACAACTACAGTACAGCCCATTCGGCCGGCTTAACCCTCATGTGGTACTGGACTGGgcaggaccgggacctggagcagCCAATCAACTTCCGTCGCCCGGACAATCGGATCAATAAGGAAAAAGACACCCTTTGGTTCCGGCCTGCCCTTCTCAATGACACTGGGAATTATACCTGCATGCTCAG AAACACAACCTATTGCAGCAAGGTCGCGTTTCCCCTGGAGGTTGTTCAGAAAGACCAAACTTCTTGCGTCAGCCAATCAATAAAACCCACGGAAGAGCTGTTCTATTTGGAGCATACTAACGGGAAGATCATTTGTCCAGATATTGATGGCTTTTATCCTCCCAGCGTAAGACCAACTGTCAACTGGTACAGG AACTGCGTGTTGGTGAAAGGCTTCCACGACCGATATCCCGAGGGCCCAACGCTCATCATTGGCATTGTTCGCAGTGTGTATGAAGGCAACTACACCTGCATTGTGAGCTACAAGGAGAACGGAAGGAGCTACAACCTCACTCGAAGCATAAGGATGAAGGTAGTAG GGTCTCCAGACAAGGCAGTGCCACCACAGATTCTCTCTCCAAATGAGAAAATAATCTACGAACTCGAAGCAG GTGCTGAGCTTGTTCTGCCCTGCGAAGTTTACTTCTCCTTTCTGAAGGATTCCCGAACAGAGGTTTGGTGGACAGTTGATGGAAAAAATACAGACGATATCACAGACCTGAAAATGAAAGTCTCCGAAAG CGTATTTACTGCCGACCTTGGAGATAAGCACATCACAAGGACTCTGACCATTTCCAAGGTCACACCCAAGGACTTGAAGCGTAACTACACTTGTCATGCCAGAAACACCAAAGGGGAGGATCACCAGGCAGCCACGGTGAGAATGAAAG AGTGCAAGAACCAGCCTGGACCACTGCAGGCTAAAGTCAACTAG